In Pseudoduganella albidiflava, a single window of DNA contains:
- a CDS encoding aldo/keto reductase, producing MNPVAGHRLGQGTWYMGEDPARQDDEVRALQLGVDLGITLIDTAEMYGEGGAERVVGAAIAGRRDSVTLVSKVYPHNAGRTEVQRACERSLARLGTDRIDLYLLHWRGGVPLAETLEGFEKLRAAGKILAYGVSNFDTADMEEALGVPGGSALAANQVMYNLRRRGIEFDLLPWCRRHGIPVMAYSPLESDRREQQRLFSVPALRQVADRHGATPAQIALAWLFAQGVTAIPKAVQPDHVRANRAALDIELSAEDLAMLDAAFPPPSRAVPLDVL from the coding sequence ATGAATCCCGTCGCGGGCCACCGGCTGGGGCAGGGTACCTGGTACATGGGTGAAGACCCGGCCCGCCAGGACGACGAGGTGCGCGCCCTGCAACTGGGCGTGGACCTCGGCATCACCCTGATCGACACCGCCGAAATGTATGGCGAAGGCGGCGCCGAGCGCGTGGTGGGCGCGGCGATCGCCGGCCGGCGCGACAGTGTCACGCTCGTCAGCAAGGTCTATCCGCACAACGCCGGGCGCACCGAGGTGCAGCGCGCCTGCGAGCGCAGCCTGGCGCGGCTGGGTACCGACCGCATCGACCTGTACCTGCTGCACTGGCGCGGCGGCGTGCCGCTGGCCGAAACCCTGGAAGGTTTCGAAAAGCTGCGCGCGGCCGGCAAGATCCTGGCCTACGGCGTCAGCAATTTCGACACGGCGGACATGGAAGAGGCCCTCGGCGTCCCGGGCGGCAGCGCGCTCGCCGCCAACCAGGTGATGTACAACCTGCGCCGGCGCGGCATCGAGTTCGACCTGCTGCCATGGTGCCGCCGGCACGGCATTCCCGTGATGGCGTATTCGCCGCTGGAATCGGACCGGCGCGAACAGCAGCGGCTGTTCTCGGTCCCGGCCCTGCGGCAGGTTGCCGACCGCCATGGCGCCACGCCGGCGCAAATCGCCCTGGCCTGGCTGTTCGCGCAGGGCGTCACCGCCATCCCGAAAGCCGTGCAGCCCGACCACGTGCGCGCCAACCGCGCCGCGCTGGATATCGAGCTGTCGGCGGAGGATCTGGCCATGCTGGATGCCGCCTTCCCGCCACCCTCGCGCGCCGTGCCACTGGATGTGCTCTAA
- a CDS encoding sensor histidine kinase, which yields MMRRLRGIFEPSLMRRLMLAQLGLLALLWGLLLGFVVYESSTDDHDLRQDALYDAVLIVADQLADRPAQLREAFRYIELALSENIEKSLAPRLVLERGELTLYRSAGVPASLRTQRPDDIETVTFDGKRWRARARISPGGMRMTMIVPADRMNIFVTLNSKGFYLLPLLISIPFLALPAWLSIRVALRPWNAVAREVGSRGPRDLAPLSFRPRHRELRAMVDNIDALMRRLHDASTRERAFIADAAHELRTPLAAMRVNVEALQGQAVEPRQRELLAGIVSGVTRAGRLVGQMLNLMRSDAAGTGHTEKVALDALLQDRMAALSCLADARYVELDLEAEPGLAVDGCRETLTSLIDNLVDNAIKYSPQGGTVEVRLRRDGECAMLTVCDEGPGIPLALRERVFDRFYRDPAQTQSGSGLGLAIAQAAVVRHEGRIVLEGRDAGSGLRARVRLPLAGSTMVPSAALAPSS from the coding sequence ATGATGCGCCGCCTGCGCGGGATCTTCGAGCCGAGCCTGATGCGCCGCCTGATGCTGGCCCAGCTGGGACTGCTGGCACTGCTGTGGGGCCTGCTCCTGGGATTCGTGGTGTACGAAAGCTCCACGGATGACCACGACCTGCGGCAGGACGCCCTGTACGACGCGGTGCTGATCGTGGCGGACCAGCTGGCGGACCGGCCGGCGCAGTTGCGCGAGGCATTCCGCTACATCGAACTGGCGCTGTCGGAAAATATCGAGAAATCGCTGGCGCCGCGCCTGGTGCTCGAGCGTGGCGAGCTTACGCTGTACCGCAGCGCGGGCGTACCGGCCAGCTTGCGCACGCAGCGGCCGGACGATATCGAAACCGTCACCTTCGACGGCAAGCGCTGGCGCGCGCGTGCGCGGATCTCGCCCGGCGGCATGCGCATGACGATGATCGTGCCGGCCGACCGGATGAACATCTTCGTGACGCTCAATTCAAAGGGGTTCTACCTGCTGCCCCTGCTGATCAGCATCCCGTTCCTGGCGCTGCCGGCCTGGCTGTCGATCCGGGTCGCGCTGCGGCCGTGGAACGCGGTGGCACGCGAAGTGGGCTCCCGCGGGCCGCGCGACCTGGCGCCGTTGTCGTTCCGGCCGCGCCACCGCGAGTTGCGCGCGATGGTGGACAACATCGATGCCCTGATGCGCCGGCTGCACGACGCCAGCACGCGCGAACGCGCCTTCATCGCCGATGCCGCGCATGAATTGCGCACGCCGCTGGCCGCCATGCGCGTCAACGTGGAAGCCCTGCAGGGGCAGGCGGTGGAGCCGCGCCAGCGCGAACTGCTGGCCGGCATCGTCAGCGGCGTCACGCGTGCCGGGCGCCTCGTCGGGCAGATGCTGAACCTGATGCGCAGCGATGCCGCCGGCACCGGGCACACGGAAAAGGTTGCGCTGGACGCCTTGCTGCAAGACCGGATGGCCGCGCTCTCCTGCCTTGCCGATGCGCGCTACGTGGAACTGGACCTGGAGGCCGAGCCGGGGCTGGCGGTGGACGGCTGCCGCGAGACCCTGACATCGCTGATCGACAACCTGGTCGACAATGCCATCAAGTACAGCCCGCAGGGCGGCACCGTCGAGGTGCGGCTGCGGCGCGATGGCGAGTGCGCCATGCTGACGGTATGCGACGAAGGTCCCGGCATCCCGCTGGCCTTGCGGGAACGGGTGTTCGACCGTTTCTACCGCGATCCGGCGCAGACGCAGAGCGGCAGTGGCCTGGGCCTGGCGATCGCGCAGGCGGCGGTAGTGCGGCACGAGGGGCGGATCGTGCTGGAGGGAAGGGATGCCGGCAGCGGACTGCGGGCCAGGGTGCGGCTGCCGCTGGCGGGCAGCACGATGGTTCCTAGCGCCGCCCTTGCGCCATCTTCGTGA
- a CDS encoding pseudouridine synthase: MSEELLRLSKRMSELGLSSRREADEWIAKGWVRVDGKVVSELGTKVYPSQKITVERQAAAEQSKRVTILINKPMGYVSGQAEDGYTPAVALIKPENRWPDDPAPEQFHPTQLRSLVPAGRLDIDSVGLLVLTQDGRVAKHLIGHDTDIDKEYLVRVEYTKPGKLPDADLKKLNHGLWMDGKPLLPAKVRWQNEDQLSFTLREGKKRQIRRMCEMVGLKVVGLKRVRIGKVKLGELPVGQWRYLAPDERF, translated from the coding sequence ATGTCTGAAGAGTTGTTGCGTTTATCGAAACGCATGTCCGAACTGGGGTTGTCCTCGCGCCGCGAAGCCGACGAATGGATCGCCAAGGGCTGGGTGCGCGTCGACGGCAAGGTGGTGTCCGAACTGGGCACCAAGGTCTACCCGAGCCAGAAGATCACCGTCGAGCGGCAGGCCGCCGCCGAGCAGAGCAAGCGCGTGACCATCCTGATCAACAAGCCGATGGGCTATGTGAGCGGCCAGGCCGAGGATGGCTACACGCCCGCGGTGGCACTGATCAAGCCGGAGAACCGCTGGCCGGACGATCCGGCGCCCGAGCAGTTCCACCCCACGCAGTTGCGCAGCCTGGTGCCGGCCGGCCGGCTCGACATCGATTCCGTGGGCCTGCTCGTGCTCACCCAGGATGGCCGCGTGGCCAAGCACCTGATCGGCCACGACACCGACATCGACAAGGAATACCTGGTGCGCGTGGAATACACGAAACCGGGCAAGCTGCCGGACGCGGACCTGAAAAAGCTGAACCATGGCCTGTGGATGGATGGCAAGCCGCTGCTGCCGGCCAAGGTGCGCTGGCAGAACGAAGACCAGCTGTCGTTCACGCTGCGCGAGGGGAAGAAGCGGCAGATCCGCCGCATGTGCGAGATGGTGGGCCTGAAGGTGGTGGGCCTGAAGCGCGTGCGGATCGGCAAGGTGAAACTGGGCGAGTTGCCGGTCGGGCAATGGCGCTACCTTGCGCCGGATGAGCGGTTTTAA
- a CDS encoding OPT family oligopeptide transporter, translating to MSQPSSSNPLEFSIRGILLGILITLVFTAAQVYLGLKVGLTFATSIPAAVISMALLSAFKDATIQENNIVQTIASAAGTLASVIFVLPGLLMIGWWAEIPFWPTFGACAIGGVLGVMYTIPLRRALVSQSKLPYPEGVAAAEVLKVGTQSRAGAQEGKAGLKAVVLGTVTSALFGALAGAKLISHEVAHYFRFGAGSGATGLGASTSLALIGAGHLMGITVGIAMLTGLVIAWGILVPILTSATPMAAGASVADHALGVWSTQVRMMGAGTIGAAAIVTLATLAKPVFGGLKSALDASKAAKHGGAEVPRVERDMPIFIVGLITLIAMVPAGWLLSAFLKGGVLASIATPLVIVGIGYILVAGLLAAAVCGYMAGLIGSSNSPVSGIAILTILGAATSIGFVARDVMGPDTTHALIAFALFVTTVVLAVAVIGNDNLQDLKTGQLVGATPWKQQVALIIGVFAGSCVVPPVLDLLNHAYGFAGAPNQNAISDQPLAAPQATLISTLARGVIGGDLPWHLIGWGAVLGLVLVAIDFTLKKSSHGKYSLPPLGVGLAVYLPSAVTAPVVVGAVAGYYFEKSLRGKTYGEAASRVGVLVMSGFIVGESLFNVALAAMIVLSGKGDPLALGAGVDESTGMLIALVIGAAILVSLYRWAANSARRIDG from the coding sequence ATGAGCCAACCCTCTTCGTCCAATCCACTCGAATTTTCCATCCGGGGCATCCTCCTCGGCATCCTCATCACGCTGGTCTTCACGGCCGCGCAAGTCTACCTCGGCCTGAAAGTCGGCCTGACCTTCGCCACCTCGATCCCCGCCGCCGTCATTTCGATGGCGCTGCTGTCCGCCTTCAAGGATGCAACGATCCAGGAAAACAATATCGTGCAGACGATCGCCTCCGCCGCCGGCACGCTGGCCTCGGTGATCTTCGTGCTGCCCGGCCTGCTGATGATCGGCTGGTGGGCCGAGATCCCGTTCTGGCCCACCTTCGGTGCCTGTGCGATCGGCGGCGTGCTGGGCGTGATGTACACGATCCCCCTGCGCCGCGCGCTGGTGTCCCAGTCGAAGCTGCCGTACCCGGAAGGCGTGGCCGCGGCCGAAGTGCTGAAGGTGGGCACGCAGTCGCGCGCCGGTGCCCAGGAAGGCAAGGCCGGCCTGAAGGCCGTGGTGCTGGGGACGGTGACCTCGGCGCTGTTCGGCGCCCTGGCCGGCGCCAAGCTGATATCGCATGAGGTGGCCCATTACTTCCGCTTCGGCGCCGGCTCCGGCGCGACCGGCCTGGGTGCTTCGACCTCGCTGGCACTGATCGGCGCGGGCCACCTGATGGGCATCACGGTCGGCATCGCGATGCTGACCGGCCTCGTCATCGCCTGGGGCATCCTGGTACCGATCCTGACGTCGGCCACGCCGATGGCCGCCGGCGCCTCGGTGGCCGACCATGCGCTGGGCGTGTGGAGCACGCAGGTGCGCATGATGGGCGCGGGTACCATCGGCGCGGCGGCGATCGTCACGCTGGCCACGCTGGCCAAGCCCGTGTTCGGCGGGCTGAAGTCGGCGCTGGACGCATCCAAAGCGGCCAAGCACGGCGGCGCCGAGGTGCCGCGCGTGGAACGCGACATGCCGATCTTCATCGTCGGCCTGATCACGCTGATCGCCATGGTGCCGGCCGGCTGGCTGCTGTCGGCCTTCCTGAAGGGCGGCGTGCTGGCATCGATCGCCACGCCGCTGGTCATCGTCGGCATCGGCTACATCCTGGTCGCCGGCCTGCTGGCCGCCGCCGTGTGCGGCTACATGGCGGGCCTGATCGGTTCGTCGAACTCGCCGGTGTCCGGCATCGCGATCCTGACCATCCTGGGCGCCGCCACGTCGATCGGCTTCGTCGCCCGCGACGTGATGGGCCCGGACACCACGCACGCGCTGATCGCCTTCGCGCTGTTCGTCACCACCGTCGTGCTGGCGGTGGCCGTGATCGGCAACGACAACCTGCAAGACCTGAAGACCGGCCAACTGGTCGGCGCCACGCCGTGGAAACAGCAGGTCGCGCTGATCATCGGCGTGTTCGCCGGCTCCTGCGTGGTGCCGCCGGTGCTGGACCTGCTGAACCATGCGTACGGCTTTGCCGGCGCACCGAACCAGAACGCCATTTCCGACCAGCCGCTGGCCGCGCCGCAGGCGACCCTGATCTCCACGCTGGCGCGTGGCGTGATCGGAGGCGACCTGCCGTGGCACCTGATCGGCTGGGGCGCCGTGCTGGGCCTGGTGCTGGTGGCCATCGACTTCACGCTGAAGAAATCCAGCCACGGCAAATACAGCCTGCCGCCGCTGGGCGTGGGCCTGGCGGTGTATCTGCCGTCGGCCGTGACGGCGCCCGTGGTGGTGGGCGCGGTGGCTGGCTACTACTTCGAGAAATCCCTGCGCGGCAAGACCTATGGCGAAGCCGCCTCGCGCGTCGGCGTGCTCGTGATGTCCGGCTTCATCGTCGGCGAGAGCCTGTTCAACGTGGCGCTGGCCGCCATGATCGTCCTGTCGGGCAAGGGCGATCCGCTGGCGCTCGGCGCGGGTGTCGACGAATCGACCGGCATGCTGATCGCGCTGGTCATCGGCGCCGCCATCCTGGTGAGCCTGTACCGCTGGGCCGCCAACTCGGCGCGCCGCATCGACGGGTAA
- the galU gene encoding UTP--glucose-1-phosphate uridylyltransferase GalU has translation MNHIRKAVFPVAGLGSRFLPATKAQPKEMLPIVDKPLIQYAVEEAVAAGITDLVFITGRNKRAIEDHFDTAYELEAELEAAQKRHLLELVQNVIPKNVNCIYIRQSAPLGLGHAVLCARPVVGNDPFAVLLADDFMDTPDGIRPVLAQMTERYDFERASLLAVQEVPRENTRQYGIVSASPYRDRLELVSGIVEKPMPDKAPSTLAVVGRYVLSARIFEFLEQVGKGAGGEIQLTDGIAALLRHERVLAYRYEGQRYDCGSKLGYLKATVAMGLKHPETGAEFAEFVAQAREAM, from the coding sequence ATGAACCATATCCGCAAAGCCGTTTTCCCCGTTGCCGGCCTCGGCAGCCGGTTCCTGCCCGCCACCAAGGCGCAGCCGAAGGAAATGCTGCCGATCGTCGACAAGCCGCTGATCCAGTATGCGGTGGAGGAAGCCGTGGCGGCCGGCATCACGGACCTGGTGTTCATCACCGGCCGCAACAAGCGGGCCATCGAGGATCATTTCGACACGGCGTACGAGCTGGAAGCGGAACTGGAGGCGGCCCAGAAGCGGCACCTGCTGGAGCTGGTGCAGAACGTGATCCCGAAGAACGTCAACTGCATCTATATCCGCCAGTCGGCGCCGCTGGGCCTGGGCCACGCGGTGCTGTGCGCCCGGCCGGTGGTCGGCAACGATCCGTTCGCGGTGCTGCTGGCCGACGACTTCATGGATACGCCGGACGGCATCCGCCCCGTGCTGGCGCAGATGACCGAGCGCTACGACTTCGAGCGGGCCAGCCTGCTGGCGGTGCAGGAAGTCCCGCGCGAGAATACGCGGCAGTACGGCATCGTCAGCGCGTCGCCGTATCGCGACCGGCTGGAGCTGGTCTCCGGCATCGTCGAGAAACCCATGCCGGACAAGGCGCCGTCCACGCTGGCCGTGGTCGGCCGCTACGTGCTGTCGGCACGCATCTTCGAATTCCTCGAACAGGTGGGCAAGGGCGCCGGCGGCGAAATCCAGCTGACGGACGGCATCGCCGCACTGTTGCGGCACGAACGCGTGCTGGCCTACCGCTACGAAGGCCAGCGCTACGATTGCGGCTCGAAGCTCGGCTACCTGAAGGCCACCGTGGCGATGGGCCTGAAGCACCCCGAAACAGGCGCCGAATTCGCCGAATTCGTGGCGCAGGCACGGGAGGCCATGTGA
- a CDS encoding MipA/OmpV family protein — protein MNKNSLTALLLLAAAGFVHAEGNVLTLGAGIAGAPRYSGADDYAIGPLLAIDWQFANGFYASSLRGIGYGRAVGPVYLSAALGYRGERSEKNRDGIGGASGSTALRGMGDVKGGATAVFGASWEIVDGLVLEFSAEQPLGKRRNGRTAGIGLTGTLYQQGKDHVTLSLAANAGDRDYMQTYYGVTAAQSARSGYRQYRPKAGLYEVELGMTWRHMIDIRWAVTGTLGAVSLTRDAANSPITRRSRSGTGALYVTYSF, from the coding sequence ATGAACAAGAACAGCCTGACCGCCCTCCTGCTGCTGGCCGCCGCCGGCTTCGTCCACGCCGAGGGCAACGTGTTGACACTCGGTGCGGGCATCGCCGGCGCGCCCCGCTATTCCGGTGCCGACGACTACGCGATCGGGCCGCTGCTGGCCATCGACTGGCAGTTCGCCAACGGCTTCTACGCCAGTTCGCTGCGCGGCATCGGCTACGGCCGCGCCGTCGGCCCCGTCTACCTGTCGGCGGCGCTGGGCTACCGGGGAGAACGGTCGGAAAAGAACCGGGACGGGATCGGCGGTGCCAGCGGCAGCACGGCGCTGCGCGGCATGGGCGACGTGAAGGGCGGCGCCACCGCCGTGTTCGGCGCCAGCTGGGAAATCGTCGACGGGCTCGTGCTGGAGTTCAGCGCCGAGCAGCCCCTCGGCAAACGCCGCAACGGCCGCACCGCCGGCATCGGGCTGACCGGCACGCTGTACCAGCAAGGCAAGGACCATGTCACCCTGAGCCTGGCCGCCAATGCCGGCGACCGCGACTACATGCAGACTTATTATGGCGTGACTGCCGCGCAGTCGGCGCGCTCCGGCTACCGGCAATACCGGCCGAAAGCGGGCCTGTACGAGGTCGAGCTGGGCATGACGTGGCGGCACATGATCGATATACGGTGGGCCGTGACGGGCACGCTGGGCGCCGTGAGCCTGACGCGCGACGCCGCCAACAGCCCGATCACCCGGCGCTCGCGTTCCGGCACCGGTGCGCTCTATGTGACCTACAGCTTCTGA
- the def gene encoding peptide deformylase, with translation MTVRDILKMGDPRLLRQADPVRDFDTPALHALIADMFDTMHAANGAGLAAPQIGVNLQVVIFGFKSNARYPDAPQVPETVLINPVLVPLSDAMEEGFEGCLSVPGLRGSVPRYTRLHYEGFDQHGKQISRDADGFHARVVQHEVDHLHGILYPARIVDFSKFGFTSVMFPELDPNDDD, from the coding sequence GTGACCGTCCGCGACATCCTCAAGATGGGCGACCCGCGCCTGCTGCGCCAGGCCGACCCGGTGCGCGACTTCGATACGCCGGCGCTGCACGCGCTGATCGCCGACATGTTCGATACCATGCATGCGGCCAACGGCGCCGGCCTGGCCGCGCCGCAGATCGGCGTCAACCTGCAGGTGGTGATCTTCGGCTTCAAGTCGAACGCGCGCTACCCGGACGCGCCGCAGGTGCCGGAAACGGTGCTGATCAATCCCGTGCTCGTGCCGCTGTCCGACGCGATGGAAGAGGGCTTCGAAGGCTGCCTGTCCGTTCCCGGCCTGCGTGGCAGCGTGCCGCGCTATACGCGGCTGCACTACGAAGGCTTCGACCAGCACGGCAAGCAGATTTCACGCGACGCCGACGGCTTCCATGCCCGCGTGGTGCAGCACGAGGTCGATCACCTGCACGGCATCCTGTACCCGGCACGCATCGTCGATTTCTCGAAATTCGGCTTCACCAGCGTGATGTTCCCGGAGCTCGATCCGAACGACGACGACTGA
- a CDS encoding flagellar brake protein, whose protein sequence is MTSILKNLRDHLPWLQSPAVRRSNAHLRPAWSAVPAAPSGVKEYVRTEAAGDLITAGLLPRRRRMGAADIAERIPLAATPHEIADPAAIREALQTLYDRGEPITIYADGTGTPRLARIHAMDATEAVFTLRLDGEAALPEGPCTFVTRLDSARFQFELSAAWTPLPGHATLVPAPFPQSCLVLNRRASRRLETPVAGNYTASFVMFGTPYEMLLYDVAAGGIGMRCAPRDAPGLHIGRRLQRVRLELNDTVVICDLEVRLSRRFRSFLLGEQVQIGCRFVGLSEQMQALVDRAITKMAQGRR, encoded by the coding sequence ATGACTTCCATCCTCAAGAACCTTCGCGATCACCTGCCCTGGCTGCAGTCCCCGGCAGTACGCCGCTCCAATGCGCATCTGCGGCCCGCCTGGTCGGCGGTTCCCGCCGCGCCGAGCGGCGTGAAGGAGTATGTCAGGACCGAAGCCGCGGGCGACCTGATCACGGCCGGCCTGCTGCCCCGCCGCCGCCGCATGGGTGCGGCGGACATCGCCGAGCGCATCCCGCTGGCCGCCACGCCGCACGAGATCGCCGACCCGGCAGCAATTCGCGAAGCCCTGCAAACCCTGTACGACCGCGGCGAACCCATCACGATCTACGCGGACGGCACCGGCACGCCCAGGCTGGCGCGCATCCATGCCATGGACGCCACCGAAGCGGTGTTCACGCTGCGCCTCGATGGCGAAGCCGCGCTGCCGGAAGGACCCTGCACCTTCGTCACCCGCCTGGATTCGGCGCGCTTCCAGTTCGAACTGAGCGCCGCCTGGACGCCGCTGCCCGGCCACGCCACGCTGGTGCCGGCACCGTTCCCGCAAAGTTGCCTGGTCTTGAACCGGCGCGCTTCCCGGCGCCTGGAAACGCCGGTGGCCGGCAACTACACGGCGTCGTTCGTCATGTTCGGCACGCCTTATGAAATGCTGCTGTACGACGTGGCCGCCGGCGGCATCGGCATGCGCTGCGCCCCGCGCGACGCGCCCGGCCTGCACATCGGCCGCCGGCTGCAGCGCGTGCGGCTCGAACTGAACGACACTGTTGTCATCTGCGACCTGGAAGTACGGCTGTCGCGCCGCTTCCGCTCGTTCCTGCTGGGCGAGCAGGTGCAGATCGGCTGCCGCTTCGTCGGCCTGTCCGAACAGATGCAGGCGCTGGTGGACCGGGCCATCACGAAGATGGCGCAAGGGCGGCGCTAG
- a CDS encoding response regulator: protein MKILLIEDDLDLGNGVRIALADQGLDVVWVRHMAAADEHLATAGCDLVLLDLGLPDGDGLHLLAKLRRNRSGVPVLILSARDALPDRLQGLDTGADDYLVKPFELAELLSRVRALARRSYGFDGATLELRGLCLHVPTRRVAVRGRPVDLTASEYVLLKTLMMRADHVVTRRSLEEQALPGAQANASNSLDVHMANLRRKIGEGYIRTVRGVGYVIDQDNGQGAAR, encoded by the coding sequence ATGAAAATCCTGCTGATAGAAGACGACCTGGATCTCGGCAACGGCGTGCGCATCGCGCTGGCCGACCAGGGCCTGGACGTGGTCTGGGTGCGCCACATGGCCGCCGCCGACGAACACCTGGCCACGGCCGGCTGCGACCTGGTCCTGCTGGACCTGGGCCTGCCCGATGGCGACGGCCTGCACCTGCTGGCGAAGCTGCGCCGCAACCGCAGCGGCGTGCCGGTGCTGATCCTGTCGGCGCGCGACGCGCTGCCGGACCGCCTGCAAGGCCTCGATACCGGCGCCGACGATTACCTGGTCAAGCCGTTCGAGCTGGCCGAACTGCTGTCGCGCGTGCGGGCGCTGGCCCGCCGCAGCTATGGCTTCGATGGCGCGACGCTGGAATTGCGCGGGCTGTGCCTGCATGTTCCCACGCGCCGCGTCGCCGTGCGGGGCCGGCCGGTGGACCTGACGGCCAGCGAGTACGTGCTGCTGAAAACGCTGATGATGCGCGCCGACCATGTGGTCACGCGCCGCAGCCTCGAAGAGCAGGCGCTGCCGGGCGCGCAGGCCAATGCCAGCAACTCGCTGGACGTGCACATGGCGAACCTGCGCCGCAAGATCGGCGAAGGCTATATCCGCACGGTGCGCGGGGTCGGCTACGTGATCGACCAGGACAACGGCCAAGGGGCGGCCCGATGA